AGCAATTATTTCTAATTGAGGTTTGGTATCTATTTGTGCGAGATTTGACAAAAGTAAATTTCTGCTTAATTGGGAAGCATCAGTTCTCTGGGCAATTTTTGGAACTATTATCGAACCTTCAAATATTGCATGTGATCTATCATCAGCAAGTGATTTATTAATTTGATCTAGAAATCCATTTGGGCCATTAAATTCTATTTTTGTATAGGTTGAAATTTGCTCATCTTTTTTTGTTATTTGCATTCCTTTGATATTTGTTTTAGCGTTTCCCGCAGATTGTTTAATATTGATTTCAAATCTCGCATAATTGAATTTGAAATGTAAAGATCCTAAATTGTACGTACTATTTTTTTGTTGAATTACATTGAGAGAATTTAATAGATTGGATCTGTTTTCACCATAAGAAACAACACCATGATTTACAGAACTATTTTCTTTCAAGCAAAAGAAAGTTGTTTGAGATAATGAAGAGTTTTCTTTGCCAAGATTTACTTGTAATAATTCAACATCACAATTCTTTTCTAAAAATATTACGAGGGTTTTTGCGCTTAGAGAATTACTTGATGCATGACTAAAAATTTCAATAGGAGGAATTTTTGATCCATTTATTTTTAATCCCAAAATATTATTTTTACAACTTAAAGACAGATTTAGTAGTTCACTCCAATTTTCGTTTTGCTTAAAAAAAGATATTTGTTCCTTGATATAATTTTGTAATTCATCTTCACTTAATTGCTTTATTGAATAATTTTTTTCTATTAATTTAATTTGGCAATTCTCACCAATTATTAATCTAATAGTACTTTGAGAATTTTTCGGATATGGTATATCAAATTTTGGATCTTTTTCATTAATTGAGTAATCTAAAAAGTTTGACAATTTTGATTTATTTGAAAGTCTCCATAGTTCACTTTTAGGATTAGGGAGAGGGCTTGATTGTAATTTATGAAGACAGATTTTCTGTATTTCTGTTTGGTTATCATTCGATTTATTAGTTTTTATTTTTTCAATAATTTCCATTTTTTTAGGTCTTTTTTATAAAGTTATCAGTCCATTCATAACCTTTTTCCTCAAGCTCTAGAGCAAGATCACTTTCACCAGTTTTTATGATTTGTCCGTCTGACATAACATGGACATAATTTGGTTTAATTTCATCTAATAATCTTTGATAGTGAGTAATAAGTATAATTCCAGTCTGTGCATTAGATATTTTTTTAATTCCTGATGCCACTATTCTTAAAGCATCGATATCTAGCCCAGAATCGGTCTCATCTAATATCGCTATCTTGGGCTCAAGTAAAGCCATTTGCAGAATCTCATTTCTTTTTTTTTCACCTCCGGAAAAGCCTTGATTTACACTCCTTGATAGGAATGCGTGATCCATTTTCACAATTTCTAATTTTTCTTTAACTAATTCTTCAAAATCAAAAGTATCTAATTCTTCTTTGTTGAGGAATTTCCTTCTAGCATTAGTTGAAACTCTCAGAAACTCAAGATTACTTACACCTGGAATCTCAATTGGATATTGAAAACCAAGAAAAATTCCTGATTGAGATCTTTCTTCAGGTTCTAGAGAGTTGATTTTTTCACCTAAAAATTTTATGTCGCCATTTGTAATATTATACGAGGGATGTCCTGCAATGATTTTCGAAAGAGTACTTTTGCCACATCCATTTCTTCCCATAATGGCATGGATTTCTCCAGGATAGACAGTCAGTGAAACCCCTTTTAAAATTGGAAGATTATCAGTAGACGCAGAGAGATTTTCAACTTCTAAAATTGGATCTGATTCTTTCATTTTACTTTGCATTTCAGTTTAGAAATTGATTAATTAACCTACTGATCCCTCTAATTTAAGTGCCAGTAACTTATCTGCTTCAGCAGCAAATTCCATAGGTAATTGATTAAATACATCTCTGCAAAAACCGCTGACCATCATAGATACTGCCTCCTCAAATTCTATACCTCTGCTTTGGAGATAAAAAAGTTGGTCTTCTGAGATTCTACATGTGCTTGCTTCATGTTCAATTTCAGAATTGGGTTGTTGAGATTTGATGTAAGGGAATGTATTTGCAGAAGCTTGATCCCCTATTAACATTGAATCACATTGACTGTAATTTCTTGATCCTGTAGCTTTTGTTCCCATTTTGACAAGACCTCTATAGCTATTTTTTGAGTTACCTGCACTAATACCTTTGCTAACAATAGTTGATTTGGTCTTTGGACCAATATGGATCATTTTTGTGCCGGTATCTGCTTGCTGAAGGTTATTGGTGAGAGCCACTGAATAAAATTCTCCTACAGATTCTTCCCCTAAAAGAAGACAGCTAGGATATTTCCATGTAATTGCAGACCCTGTTTCTACTTGAGACCAGCTAATTTTACTTCTCTTACCTAAACATTTTCCTCTCTTGGTGACAAAATTAAAAATTCCGCCAATACCTTCTTCATCACCAGCATACCAATTTTGCACTGTTGAATATTTTATTGAGGCGTCGTCTAATGCTACAAGCTCTACAACTGCTGCATGTAGAGTATTTGTATCAAACATTGGAGCTGTACAACCTTCTAGATAACTTACAGAACTTGATTCTTCAGCAATAATTAGTGTTCTTTCGAATTGTCCTGAATCTCCACTATTAATTCTAAAGTAGGAAGATAGATCCATAGGGCAAGAAACACCTTTTGGGATATAAACAAAAGAACCATCACTAAAAACTGCAGAATTTAGTGCTGCAAAATAATTATCACTAGCTGGAACTACTGTACCTAAATATTTTTCAATCAAATCCGCGTGATTTTTTACTGCTTCACTAATTGAGCAAAATATAACTCCATGTTCAGCAAGTTCTTCTCTAAAAGTTGTGGCTATAGAAACACTATCAAAGACAGCATCAACTGCTACATTTGTGAGTTTTTTTTGCTCCGTGAGAGGTATTCCCAATTTGTCAAAAGTCTCAAGAAGTTTGGGATCAACTTCATCTAAGCTAGAAATTTTCTCTTTTTGCTTAGGAGCAGAGTAGTAAATAATATCTTGATAATCAATTTTTTTATATCCTAATGCTGCCCAATCAGGCTCTTTCATTTTTTGCCATTTTTTAAAGGCTTTTAATCTAAAATCAAGAAGGAATTTTGGCTCTTCTTTTTTCTGTGAAATTAATTTTATGATATCTTCATTTAATCCCTTTTCTATTTTTTCAGTTTCAATATCAGTAACGAAACCATATTTGTAAGGCTCTTTCACTACATCTTTAACTAAATTTTCGTTGACCATGCTATCAAAAATAACTTATTACAATTAGCTTTATATACTCTAACGAAAGATACCCCCAATATTGAGTTTTTTTCCTTTATTAAAACTAAAAATTAATGTCTAATCATCTTGATCCCTTGTCTAACCCACTAAACATAGAAACTATTCAAGAAATTGATAATCTCGATCTACCTATAATGCAGAAACATCATTTAAGAATACTCGCTCATTGCCTTCAGATTTTAAAAATTATCAATGTAGACAATAGTTTTGAATATCAAAATAAAAATCCCCTGAGAGAATGGTGTGATAACCAATCCAAAAAATTTGATGATAAAAAATTTAGTGATCTTTTTTATGAGCAGTTAGAATCAACTTCGAAAAAATTAAGTACTTTTTCAAAAAAAATAGGTAAACGTATTGAGGATTTAGAGATAGATGATTTGGTACTTTTAGTTGAACAACCCTGAATCTCTTGTTAATTGATCCCGAAGAAAAAATATATTTTTGTTGAGTCGTTAACAAATTCAGGTAATAAAATTTAAAAAAAAAGAAAATTAATTTACATTTCAAAAAGATCTGAAAATTAATAAATTTCTTTGATACCAACTGTTTTGAAGGGAAATATCAATTTTGAGAATTTTTTAGTAGTCAGAGGATCCTGACGACAGGGCAAAAAGGCACACAATTTCTAAAAAAAAAGAACATACTGATCCCAAACAAAAACGGAGAATTTAAAGTGGCTGATGGGATCATTAATAAAGATCAATTACTCTCACTAACCCTCAGACAATTACGTCAAGAAGCAAGTAAATTATCGGTTCCGCTATACAGTCGCAAAACAAAAGCTGTTTTAGTTGATTTAATACTTAAATATCAAGAAAAATCTACCAAAAAAACATATGTTACAACTCCCGAGTCAAAATCTGAAGAAACTTTTGAGTCCAATTCTTTCAGCAGTAATGAAGAAGTTAAAACAAATGTAGTTTTCCTACCCCGAGATCCAGATTGGGCTTATGTTTTTTGGCAAATTTCTGATGCGGATAGAGAAAAAGCACAATCTTTGGGAGCTAATAAATTATGCTTACGATTATTTGATGCATCTGGTTCTGAAGGAAGCAATTTGAATCAAGGAACACTAAGGGAAATAGCAGTTGATAGTTACAGTACTGAGTGGTATTTGCCAATCCCACTTGCAGATAGAGATTACAAAGTTGAATTAGGTTATAAATATGGTTTTAACTGGATGTCATTGGCATTTTCTTCTACAAGTCACGTTCCTGCATCTCATCCTTCTGAGCAAATTCTTGATAAATTTGTACCTTTTAATTTGGATTCTACTTCCTCTGAGTTAATCCCTGATATTTCAAATCCTGTTGCTTCAGAACAAAATGGTATGCATGAAAGGTTATATCAAGCAGCAACTAACATTCCTCTCAGAAGAAAAGTTGGTTCTGAAGAATTTATGGAAAATGTAAATTCAACAAACTCTAATGATAATCTCACAGATTCAGGTGCTGGTAAATGGTCATCAGGTTTAAATGATTCTGGAAGTGGAATTGTTAAAAATAGATCTTTTTGGCTTGTTGCTGATGCTGAATTAATTGTTTATGGAGCTACAGAGCCTTCTGCAAAGCTGACAATAGGTGGAGAAGATGTACCCCTTGCTGCAGATGGTACTTTTAGAATTCAAGTTCCATTTAGAGATGGGACTCAAAAATATGATATTAAAGCTGTTGATGTGTCTGGTGAGCAAGAAAAAAGTATATCAATGAAATTTGATAGAACTACACCACTTGACGATACTAATGAAAAAGATAATGCTGAGACTGAATGGTTTTAATAAATTAAATTAATGCTGAAAAAAATTGTAGCTTTTACTCCATTGTTTGGGGCATTAACGTTTCCACTAATAGTTCCAATTACAATTTCTAAATTTGGTGTTAACTATGGAATTCTTTGTGCATTATTAATTTCTTCATTATGGTTTATCGCTATGTTAAGAACATCCGAAATGCCTCATTAATTTAGTTAGATTTTTGGAAGTTTTTTAAAAATATGACTCAAGTTAATGTAATTAATATCAATTCTCCTTTTCTAGATCAAAAACCAGGCACTTCTGGTTTAAGAAAAAGTACTTTAAAGTTTCAGGAAGAACATTATTTAGAAATTTTTATTGAAGCAATCTTACAGTCATTGGAAGATTTAAAAGGTTCAACATTAGTAGTTGGTGGTGATGGCAGATATGGCAATATTGAAGCAATAGAAAAAATTGTCCAAATATGTATTGCTCATAAAGTTCAAAAGGTTATTGTTCCAAAATACGGTTTGTTATCTACTCCTGCTACATCACATTTAATTAGAAAAGAAAACGCTATTGGTGGAATAATTCTTTCAGCAAGCCATAACCCTGGTGGGATTGATGGCGACTTTGGAGTGAAATTGAATATCTCTAATGGTGGCCCAGCTCCTGAGATAATTACTAATAAGATTTTCAAGGCTTCACAATTACTAACTAGTTATAAAATTTGTAAAATTCAATTATCTGACTTTAGTGAATATGGAACTTATTCTTATGGTGAAACTACCTTAGAAATTATTGATGGATTAAAAGATTATTCAAATTTGATGGAGAAAATTTTTGATTTTGATCAAATTAGTGATTTTTTAAAAAAAGACTTCTCGTTAATCTTTGATGCAATGAATGCGGTTACAGGTCCATATGCAAAAAATATTTTTGTTGAAAAAATGGGTCTTGCACATGATTCTGTCATGAATGGTAATCCGTTAAAAGATTTTGGAGGTTTACATCCTGATCCTAATCTAACTTACGCATCCCACTTGGCTGATTTGTTATTAAATAAAAAGTCTTACAGTTTTGGTGCTGCATGCGATGGAGATGGAGATAGGAATATGATTTTAGGAAGTGGATGTTTTGTAAATCCTAGTGATAGCCTTGCAGTTATAACTGCTAACACAACATGTGTACCTGGTTACAAAGATGGTATTACAGGCGTGGCACGATCTATGCCAACCAGCTCAGCGGTTGATAATGTTGCTCGAGCATTAAATATTCCTTGTTTCGAAACACCTACTGGCTGGAAGTTTTTTGGGAATCTTTTAGATTCCAATTTAATTACTTTATGTGGAGAAGAAAGTTTTGGAACAGGAAGTAATCATGTGAGAGAGAAAGATGGATTATGGGCAGTTTTGTATTGGTTACAAGTTTTAGCTGAGAAAAAATGTTCCGTAAGTGATTTGATGCAGAATCATTGGAAACAATTTGGTAGGAATTATTATTCAAGACATGATTATGAGGCAATTCCCTCAAATATTGCTAATCAAATCTTTGGTAATCTATCTTCTATGCTCGAAGATTTAAAAGGAAATAGTTTTGCCGGTCATTTAGTAAAAGTTGCAGATAACTTTTCATATTTAGATCCCGTTGATAATTCCATAAGTGAAAATCAAGGATTAAGATTGGTCCTTGATGATAATTCTCGAGTAATTGTGCGCCTTTCGGGAACTGGAACTAAGGGAGCAACATTAAGACTTTACTTTGAGAAATTTTTCGATCCTCAACAGAATCTTTCGTTAAATCCTCAGATCGCTTTGAAACCTCTAATAAATGATTTAGATACTTTATTGAACATTTCAAAACTTACTCAAATGGAAACTCCTACAGTTATTACATAGAATTGAAAGTAATAATTTTTTGACTTTATTTATATGCATTCAGAAAATTTATTTAATAATTATTCTCAAATAGAAAATAATGCACCTTTGGCAGATAAATTAAGACCAAAGAATTTGGAAGATTTTTTTGGACAACAACCAATCCTGAATGAGAATTCCCTGTTAAGAAGTGCAATATTAAACGATAAGATTAGTAATTTTATTTTTTCTGGCCCTCCTGGTGTTGGGAAAACTACTCTAATTGAAATTATTTCCTTTAATACGCGTTCAAAATTAATTAAGTTAAATGCAGTATTATCAAGTGTTAAAGAATTAAGAAATGAAATCGCTAATGCAAAAGATAGATTAATAAATTCAAAAAGAAAAACAATTTTATTTATCGATGAGGTTCATAGATTTACATCAGTTCAGCAAGATGCTTTATTACCTTCAATAGAAAATGGAACTATAACTTTTATTGGTGCTACAACTGAAAACCCCTTCTTTGCAGTTAATAAAGCGCTTGTTAGTAGGTCTCGTATTTTTACATTACTTCCTTTGGCAGAAAATGATTTGCAGAAAATAATACAGAAAGTCATAACTCACTATTCTAAAAAAAAAGATTCAAAAAAGGTTTATTTAACTCAAGATGCTATCAGTCATTTAATTAAATTTTCTGGCGGCGATGCAAGAACATTAATCAATGCGCTAGAGATGGCCATAGAAACAACTGCTGAAAATGATGCTCAAGAAATCAACATTAATCTCTCAATAGCAGAGGATGCAATTCAAAAGAAAAATATTGTTTACGATAAAAATGGTCAAAATCATTACGATGTAATAAGTGCCTTTATCAAGTCCATAAGAGGTTCTGACCCAGATGCAACTTTATTTTGGCTTGCGAATATGCTGGAGGCTGGCGAAGATCCTAATTTTATTTTTAGAAGATTACTTATATCTGCCAGTGAAGATATTGGAATAGCTGATCCTCATGCCATAGTAGTTGTACAATCCTGTTGTGATGCTTTTGATAGAGTTGGTTTCCCAGAAGGATTATATTTTTTAACGCAGGCTTCTTTATATTTAGCTGTGTCTCCAAAAAGTAATAGTACAAAAAGTATTTTCAAAGCAATTGAAATAATAAAATCTACCAATGCTTTTGATTTTCCACTTCATTTAAAAAATAATTCTAATAGTTATGTCAATCCTCATGATTATCCAGGTAATTGGGTCGCACAAGAATATCTTCCCAAATTTTTAAAAGGTTTAAAAATATGGGAACCAAATAATAATGGATGGGAAAAAACTCAATATGAAGAACTGCTTAGAAGAAAAGAAAACTAAAAATTTTTCGAACAACAAATAATCTCAGGATTAAAAGAAGTTTTTTCTTTGTAGGCTAAAGCGATAGTCCAATTATGGAAGTTAATTTGTGAATAATTTAAATGTATGTTTTTCTTCTTATGAATTAACTCTTTTGGCTTTTCAAAATATTGCCAATGGTTAATGTCTTTAGCTAATTTTCCATGATCCCATTTTATAGCCGCTTCAACAGCACACCATTG
The Prochlorococcus marinus XMU1405 genome window above contains:
- a CDS encoding SufD family Fe-S cluster assembly protein, whose product is MEIIEKIKTNKSNDNQTEIQKICLHKLQSSPLPNPKSELWRLSNKSKLSNFLDYSINEKDPKFDIPYPKNSQSTIRLIIGENCQIKLIEKNYSIKQLSEDELQNYIKEQISFFKQNENWSELLNLSLSCKNNILGLKINGSKIPPIEIFSHASSNSLSAKTLVIFLEKNCDVELLQVNLGKENSSLSQTTFFCLKENSSVNHGVVSYGENRSNLLNSLNVIQQKNSTYNLGSLHFKFNYARFEINIKQSAGNAKTNIKGMQITKKDEQISTYTKIEFNGPNGFLDQINKSLADDRSHAIFEGSIIVPKIAQRTDASQLSRNLLLSNLAQIDTKPQLEIIADDVKCKHGATISQLNEEELFYMRTRGITLTEASKLQLSSYFQEIISFIPISKDRWDLLDKLLNEN
- the sufC gene encoding Fe-S cluster assembly ATPase SufC, with product MQSKMKESDPILEVENLSASTDNLPILKGVSLTVYPGEIHAIMGRNGCGKSTLSKIIAGHPSYNITNGDIKFLGEKINSLEPEERSQSGIFLGFQYPIEIPGVSNLEFLRVSTNARRKFLNKEELDTFDFEELVKEKLEIVKMDHAFLSRSVNQGFSGGEKKRNEILQMALLEPKIAILDETDSGLDIDALRIVASGIKKISNAQTGIILITHYQRLLDEIKPNYVHVMSDGQIIKTGESDLALELEEKGYEWTDNFIKKT
- the sufB gene encoding Fe-S cluster assembly protein SufB, producing the protein MVNENLVKDVVKEPYKYGFVTDIETEKIEKGLNEDIIKLISQKKEEPKFLLDFRLKAFKKWQKMKEPDWAALGYKKIDYQDIIYYSAPKQKEKISSLDEVDPKLLETFDKLGIPLTEQKKLTNVAVDAVFDSVSIATTFREELAEHGVIFCSISEAVKNHADLIEKYLGTVVPASDNYFAALNSAVFSDGSFVYIPKGVSCPMDLSSYFRINSGDSGQFERTLIIAEESSSVSYLEGCTAPMFDTNTLHAAVVELVALDDASIKYSTVQNWYAGDEEGIGGIFNFVTKRGKCLGKRSKISWSQVETGSAITWKYPSCLLLGEESVGEFYSVALTNNLQQADTGTKMIHIGPKTKSTIVSKGISAGNSKNSYRGLVKMGTKATGSRNYSQCDSMLIGDQASANTFPYIKSQQPNSEIEHEASTCRISEDQLFYLQSRGIEFEEAVSMMVSGFCRDVFNQLPMEFAAEADKLLALKLEGSVG
- a CDS encoding DUF4912 domain-containing protein encodes the protein MADGIINKDQLLSLTLRQLRQEASKLSVPLYSRKTKAVLVDLILKYQEKSTKKTYVTTPESKSEETFESNSFSSNEEVKTNVVFLPRDPDWAYVFWQISDADREKAQSLGANKLCLRLFDASGSEGSNLNQGTLREIAVDSYSTEWYLPIPLADRDYKVELGYKYGFNWMSLAFSSTSHVPASHPSEQILDKFVPFNLDSTSSELIPDISNPVASEQNGMHERLYQAATNIPLRRKVGSEEFMENVNSTNSNDNLTDSGAGKWSSGLNDSGSGIVKNRSFWLVADAELIVYGATEPSAKLTIGGEDVPLAADGTFRIQVPFRDGTQKYDIKAVDVSGEQEKSISMKFDRTTPLDDTNEKDNAETEWF
- a CDS encoding alpha-D-glucose phosphate-specific phosphoglucomutase, whose translation is MTQVNVININSPFLDQKPGTSGLRKSTLKFQEEHYLEIFIEAILQSLEDLKGSTLVVGGDGRYGNIEAIEKIVQICIAHKVQKVIVPKYGLLSTPATSHLIRKENAIGGIILSASHNPGGIDGDFGVKLNISNGGPAPEIITNKIFKASQLLTSYKICKIQLSDFSEYGTYSYGETTLEIIDGLKDYSNLMEKIFDFDQISDFLKKDFSLIFDAMNAVTGPYAKNIFVEKMGLAHDSVMNGNPLKDFGGLHPDPNLTYASHLADLLLNKKSYSFGAACDGDGDRNMILGSGCFVNPSDSLAVITANTTCVPGYKDGITGVARSMPTSSAVDNVARALNIPCFETPTGWKFFGNLLDSNLITLCGEESFGTGSNHVREKDGLWAVLYWLQVLAEKKCSVSDLMQNHWKQFGRNYYSRHDYEAIPSNIANQIFGNLSSMLEDLKGNSFAGHLVKVADNFSYLDPVDNSISENQGLRLVLDDNSRVIVRLSGTGTKGATLRLYFEKFFDPQQNLSLNPQIALKPLINDLDTLLNISKLTQMETPTVIT
- a CDS encoding AAA family ATPase, whose amino-acid sequence is MHSENLFNNYSQIENNAPLADKLRPKNLEDFFGQQPILNENSLLRSAILNDKISNFIFSGPPGVGKTTLIEIISFNTRSKLIKLNAVLSSVKELRNEIANAKDRLINSKRKTILFIDEVHRFTSVQQDALLPSIENGTITFIGATTENPFFAVNKALVSRSRIFTLLPLAENDLQKIIQKVITHYSKKKDSKKVYLTQDAISHLIKFSGGDARTLINALEMAIETTAENDAQEININLSIAEDAIQKKNIVYDKNGQNHYDVISAFIKSIRGSDPDATLFWLANMLEAGEDPNFIFRRLLISASEDIGIADPHAIVVVQSCCDAFDRVGFPEGLYFLTQASLYLAVSPKSNSTKSIFKAIEIIKSTNAFDFPLHLKNNSNSYVNPHDYPGNWVAQEYLPKFLKGLKIWEPNNNGWEKTQYEELLRRKEN